The Candidatus Eisenbacteria bacterium region ACTCCGGCAAGGAAGAGGAAGTGCGGGCGTGCATCGAGGAGCACGTCTCCAAGGCCGCCCTCGCGCAGCGACCGATCGACGAGCGAGTCGCGATCTACCGCGACATGCGTGACGAGCACGGCAAGCTCACGCCGCTCCGCGTGATCGAGTCGGCCGACGACCACGTGCAGATCCTGGCGAGCACGTCGCACGGCGCCACGCTCGACATCACCTTCCTCGCGGAGGCTCATGCGCCTCACTTGCTGCTGGGACTGCGGATCATCGACCAGGATCCCGGCGCTGACGCCGAGGCGGCGCCAATCGCCACCACACCCCTCACCGAGGAAGGGGCGATCCAGGCCTGGCGCGCACAGCTCGACTCATTGTCACGGGCGGGCGCGTTCTCGGGCGCGGTGCTGCTGGCGAAGCAGGATGCGGTTCTCTTCCAGTCCGCCTACGGCGAAGCGTCACGTGAGATCCACACCCCGAATCGAACCGACACCAAGTTCAACCTCGGCTCGATCAACAAGATCTTCACCAAGATCGCGATCGCCCAGCTCGTGGCTCAGGGCAAGGTCAAGCCCGACGATACGATCGACCGCTATCTTCCCGACTATCCGAAGGCGGCGGCGAGCCGTGTAACGGTGCGCCACCTGCTCGAGCATCGCGGCGGCGTGGGCGACATCTTCGGCGAGGCGTACGACCGGGCCGACAAATCGAAGCTGCGGCGCGTGCCGGACTGGATTCCGCTCTTCCGCGACAAGCCGCTCGCCTTCGAGCCCGGCACTCGACAGCAGTACTCGAACGGCGGGTTCGTCCTGCTCGGCGCGATCGTCGAGAAAGCCTCGGGCGAGGATTACTACGACTACATCCGGAAGCACGTCTACGGACCGGCGGGGATGAAGAACACCGATCACTACGCCCAGGATCAGAAGGTCGCCAATCTCGCCGACGGCTACACGCGCCAGACTCACCCGGGCGTCACGAAAGGGCAGGACGGTCTGGGGAACAACGCACCGACCCGGCCGATGCGAGGCAGTCCGGCGGGCGGCGGTTACTCCACGCTGGCCGACATGCTCACGTTCACCCGCGCGCTGCGCGCGCAGAAGCTGGTTCAGGTGAAAGGGCTCGGCCGTGGTTTCGAGGAGCTCACGCCGGGCCCGGACGGCCGCCTCGGCCTCGGAATCGGCGGCGGGGCGCCCGGCCTCAATGCCGCCGTCGAGATGGCGGGCGACTACACGATCATCGTGCTCGCCAACCTCGATCCACCGGCGGCGCAGCGGGTCGCCTCTTCGCTGCGCGCCTGGCTGCCGGGGACGGGCGGAGGCGGGCGGCGCGTGCGTGTGGGCGGAGGAGCAC contains the following coding sequences:
- a CDS encoding serine hydrolase produces the protein MRTRSVLLALTVVLLVGAAPASFEFPDTEVGRRASAYLAAFNSGKEEEVRACIEEHVSKAALAQRPIDERVAIYRDMRDEHGKLTPLRVIESADDHVQILASTSHGATLDITFLAEAHAPHLLLGLRIIDQDPGADAEAAPIATTPLTEEGAIQAWRAQLDSLSRAGAFSGAVLLAKQDAVLFQSAYGEASREIHTPNRTDTKFNLGSINKIFTKIAIAQLVAQGKVKPDDTIDRYLPDYPKAAASRVTVRHLLEHRGGVGDIFGEAYDRADKSKLRRVPDWIPLFRDKPLAFEPGTRQQYSNGGFVLLGAIVEKASGEDYYDYIRKHVYGPAGMKNTDHYAQDQKVANLADGYTRQTHPGVTKGQDGLGNNAPTRPMRGSPAGGGYSTLADMLTFTRALRAQKLVQVKGLGRGFEELTPGPDGRLGLGIGGGAPGLNAAVEMAGDYTIIVLANLDPPAAQRVASSLRAWLPGTGGGGRRVRVGGGAHAGTGMGPQVVSHEPKGPDRTAVPESGAEVEMSRSEHLPAVSVMINGRGPYRFALDTGGGMSASIDSTVAAALKLEPIGQVRAGDPSGRNPITLDLVRLESLSIGKAKFEGIDVSVRSGRMRSLGEHVDGILGFALFKDCLLTLDYPANRLRIDRGELPAVNGKDVLAFDRRRGIPSVRVQVDSLWVEADVDAGAPGGFSLPVSLEPKLAFTSAPRVIGRGRTLGNDFEIRAGEIEGSVRLGGYEYKGASVEFQPVFPMANVGSRVLRDFRVTFDQKNGRMRLAKAT